A stretch of Chanodichthys erythropterus isolate Z2021 chromosome 20, ASM2448905v1, whole genome shotgun sequence DNA encodes these proteins:
- the stk35 gene encoding serine/threonine-protein kinase 35 has protein sequence MELRNGTQGRIRSLRRGCKRVEPPSANMRRDVSKVLRPLPVETNDDDEPMEEEDCFSMGFLKNANLEPAMLFAAPRYSLIREVGRGSYGVVYEAIARRSGARVAVKKLRCDAPEKVELALAEFWALASLEKKHENVVQLEECVLQRNGMAQKMSHGNKRNKQYLRLVETSLKGERILGYPEEPCYLWFVMEFCDGGDLNQYILSRRPDPRTNHSFMKQLTSAVAFLHKNNIVHRDLKPDNILISQKSGGPVIKVADFGLSKVCAGLSCIENEGDNQVNKNMVNINKFWLSSACGSDFYMAPEVWEGHYTAKADIFALGIIIWAMIERITFIDAESKRELLGTYIRQGTEIVPVGEALLENPKMILHIPQRTRSIMSEGIKRLLQDMLAVNPQDRPDALQLEVRMDQVTCAA, from the exons ATGGAGCTGCGCAACGGAACACAGGGGAGAATAAGGAGCCTCCGGCGGGGCTGCAAGAGAGTCGAGCCGCCCAGCGCGAACATGAGGCGGGATGTCAGTAAAGTTCTGCGCCCGCTGCCCGTGGAGACCAACGATGACGATGAGCCCATGGAAGAAGAGGACTGTTTCTCCATGGGCTTCCTCAAGAATGCCAACCTCGAGCCCGCGATGCTCTTCGCGGCGCCCCGGTATAGCTTGATTCGGGAGGTGGGTCGCGGGAGCTACGGTGTGGTGTACGAAGCTATCGCCCGCAGGTCCGGAGCCCGGGTGGCCGTGAAGAAGCTCCGCTGCGACGCGCCCGAGAAGGTGGAACTGGCGCTGGCGGAGTTCTGGGCCCTGGCGAGCCTGGAGAAGAAGCACGAGAATGTGGTGCAGCTGGAGGAGTGTGTGCTGCAAAGAAACGGGATGGCACAGAAAATGAGCCACGGGAACAAACGAAACAAGCAGTATTTGAGATTAGTGGAAACTTCACTTAAAG GTGAGCGTATCCTGGGTTACCCAGAGGAACCATGTTATCTTTGGTTTGTTATGGAGTTCTGCGACGGTGGCGACCTCAACCAGTACATCCTCTCCCGGCGACCTGATCCACGGACCAACCATAGTTTCATGAAGCAGTTGACCAGTGCTGTGGCCTTCCtccataaaaacaacattgTCCACCGGGACCTCAAACCAGACAACATTCTCATCTCGCAGAAATCAGGTGGTCCCGTGATTAAGGTCGCCGACTTCGGCCTCAGCAAGGTGTGCGCGGGACTCAGCTGCATTGAGAACGAAGGCGACAACCAGGTTAACAAGAACATGGTGAACATTAACAAATTCTGGCTGTCGTCAGCATGTGGCTCCGACTTCTACATGGCGCCGGAAGTTTGGGAGGGCCACTACACCGCCAAGGCAGACATTTTCGCGCTCGGGATCATCATTTGGGCCATGATAGAACGGATCACGTTTATCGATGCTGAATCCAAGCGAGAGCTCCTCGGCACGTACATTCGCCAGGGAACTGAAATCGTCCCGGTGGGCGAGGCCTTGCTGGAGAACCCGAAGATGATCCTGCACATCCCGCAGAGGACACGCAGCATCATGTCCGAGGGCATCAAGCGGCTTCTGCAGGACATGTTGGCGGTCAACCCGCAGGACCGGCCCGACGCACTTCAGTTGGAAGTTAGAATGGACCAAGTCACATGTGCGGCATAA